The sequence GCCGGCGGCGAAGCAACGCGGGGGTGTCGTCAGGGCTGGAGGGGCACGGCTTCGCGGTAGCCGTGGACGGTGATGTGATCCGCCATCTCGGAGTACGCGGCGGGCTGGTCGGGAGCGATGGTGGCCAGGCCGTCGACGTAGCGGTTGTACATGCAGAACGCCGCCGCGATCAGGACGGTGTCGTGGATCTCCGTGTCCGTCGCCCCCGCAGCGCGGGCGGTCTTGATGTGCTCGTCGGTGACCGCCCGGCCGCTCTCCTGGACCGCGTCGGCGACGGCGAGCAGGGCTTTGAGCTTGTCGGAGACGGGCGCCGCGGCCGGGTCGGTGCGCACCTGGTCGACCAGGGGCATGCCCTGGTCCAGTTGGGCGGCGGCGAACGCGGCGTGGCAGTTGGTGCAGAAGCGGCAGCTGTTGAGGTGGGAGACCCGGGCGGCGATCAGCTCCCGCTCGCCCCGGCTCAGCGTGCTGGGCCCGCGCAGCAGGATCTCGGCCAGCTCGTTCAGCGGTGCGGCAGTCTCCGGCCGGAACGCGAACAGCGACACGATCCCGGGCAGGTCATTGCCGAGCTCGATGTGCGGCATACATACCTCCTTCAGTCGGTTGCGTTTCGGCCGTCCGGCCACCGGTCCCGCCGCCGACACCCGTGTGGCGATCGTCCCGCCCGACCGGACGGAGCACGACGGGACCGCCCACCACACCGCACCGCTCCGCAGGGGCACGGGGCGGTGTCGACATACGGCGTCATCATGTGGGCGCGACCAGCCACCCGCGACCCTCGGTCGGCCTACTTCGCTTCCGTCGGAACGCCGAGCGCCTGGGAGGCCAGGCCGGTCCCCCGCACGCGTGCCGCGATCTTGGCGAAGGCCAGGTCGCGCGAGGTGGACGTGTCGTCGGCGAACGGCGAGAAGCCGCAGTCGTCGCAGGTGCCCAGCTGGTCCACCGGGATGTGACGGGCCGCGAGCAGCACCCGGTCACGCACCTCCTCCGGGGTCTCCACCCTGGGATCGACGGGATCGGTCACCCCCACGAACACCCGGATGCCCGGGCGCAGTTGATCGGCGATGATGCCGAGGACCCGCTCGGGATCGGCCTCGCTGGCCAGCTGGATGTAGAAGTTGCCCACCTCCAGCCGGAAGAGCTTGGGCAGCAGTCCGGCGTAGTCGACGTCCAGGCTGTGGGTGGAGTCGTGGTCGCCGCCGGGGCAGGTGTGCACCCCGAGGCGGGCCCGCTCCGCCTCGCCGAACCGGCCGAGCACCTCGTTGTTCAGGGCGATGAAGTCGTCGAGGAGCGCGCCGCTCGGGTCGAGCTTGAGCGAGAGGCGGCCCTCGGTGAAGTCCAGCTGGACCACGTGTGCGCCCGCCTCCAGGCAGCCGCGGATGTCGGCCTCCGCCTCGTCGGCCAGGTCCCTCAGGAACGCCTCGCGGGAGTACCCCGCGATGGACTCGGCCGGGTAGAGCAGGCTGAGCGCCGAGGGCGCGATGACCGCCTGCTTGAGGGGGCGGTCGGTGTGCCGCCGGGCGTCGCGCAGATACGACTCGGCGCGGACCTGGTAGCGGAACGGCCCCTCGGTCAGATGCGGCAACTGCCGGACGTGGCCGTCGCTGAACGGGATGGTGACACCGTGCGGGGCGAGGCCGGCCAGGCCGGCGATCGGGTAGGTGGCGAAGCTGGGCTTGGCCTGCTCTCCGTCGACCAGGACGGGACAGCCCAGCTCCTCGAGACGGGCAAGCGTGTCCGCCGCCGCCTGTTCCTGGAGTTCGGCCAACTCCTTGTCGCTCAACCGGCCTTGGGCGTGCTCACCGAGGGCCTGCTGCAGGGCGCGAGGACGGGGGATGCTGCCGATCGGCTCAGTGGGAATGCTCATAATCCGGAACCATAGGAAGCCCCTTGTGCCCCGACAAGAGGCCTTGTGCCCCGACAAGCGAAAATGATCACGCTACACGGCTCTGCTCCCGCTCGGAGGCACGGACGGCCCCACCGCCAAGATCCGCATCACCGCAGGTCACCAGAGCCCCGGCAGGACCCGGAAGCCGACTCCCGCGGACATCGGCAGACCTGCGGCGCCTCTGCGGGTTCACCAGTTCGAGATGCCCGTCCGCGCGTCGGGTTGACCCGGGACGCACCCACCCGTGGTCGTCACGCGGGGTTGTCGTCTGTGGTCGTCATCCGTGGTCGTCACCACCGGGATCGTCCTACTGCCTCGAACCGTGCGGCGGTTCACTCCGGGTGTCACGAGCGCCCGGATCGGCCCGCTCCCGTTCCCCCTGCCACTGGGCTCGTGCCGCTCGCTGCTGCCGGTCGAAGTCCGCTGCCAGGGCCTTGGCTTGCGACCGCTGGGGCAACACCGGTGCCGACAACGTGCCCACCACGCCGAACATCGCGGCGAACGGCGTCATCATCGCGCTACTCACAGCCGCCCCTTCAGGTGCAGGCGATCGAGAAATGGACAGCCGCCGAGAGCCCGTGCGCCGGACCGGGGCCATACAGTCGATCAAAGATCTTCCTCGCGTTGTGCAAGTACCGCGCCCGATCTGTCACATATCGACCACGTCTGGTCGACACGTCGAACCGGCCCGCTCACAATGCGCCCCTCTTGCCCGCCGATGACTGTCCGTATTGGATCTAGTGCGTTTAGTGACGATCTCTTTATGGTCAAAGCGATGCCAACGCCCCTATCCCTGGAGGATTCGTGGCAAGCTTCCGCACTCGTCTGGCCACTCTGTGCTCGGCCGCGGCTCTCGCCGCAGGCGCCCTCGTCCCCGCACAACTCGCCGCGGCGCAACCCGCCGCCGCGGCGTCCTACGACTGGGTCGCCCTGGGCGACTCCTACACCGCCGGGGTCATCCCCGCCGCGGGCGACACCTTCGAAGTCCCCCGCGACGGCTGCGAGCGCACCGACCAGTCCTACCCGCAGGTGATCGACCGCGACCTCGGCTCGCTCTTCGACCTGACCAACGTCAGCTGCGGCGCCGCCACCATCGAGAACGTCACCTTCAGGGCCCAGGAACCGATCGGCCGCCACCTGCCGCCCTTCTCCGAGGACCCGGACTACCCGTTCCCCCCGGTGCCTCCCCAGTCCGCCGCCGTGGGACGGGGCACCGACGTGGTCACCGTCGGCGTGGGCGGCAACACCCTCGGATTCGCCGACATCCTCTTCCAGTGCCTGCAACTGGGCGCCGGCAGCGGCGGCGAGGGCACCCCGTGCCGGGACGACCTGGCCGCCGACATCCCCGGCCGGCTGAACAAGGCGAGCAGGGACTACGACGAGATGCTCACCGTGCTCCACGAGCGCGCCCCGCACGCGAAGATCCTGACCGTCGGCTACCCCACGGTCATCCCCGAGGACACCTCCAAGTGCCGGTACAACGACCTGGAACAGTTCGGCCCGATCACCCAGGGCGACCTGGACTGGCTGCGCCAGGATGTCCTGCAACCCCTCAACAAGGTCATCGAGAAATCAGCCGGCACACACGACTCCGCCCGCTTCGTCGACCTCTACGACTCCTCCCGGCACCACAGCGTCTGTGACACCGGCAAGTGGGTGGAAGGCATCTTCACCCGCGTCCCCGACCAGCCGGCCCTCGTGCACCCCAACGCCCGCGGCCACCGCAACGCCGCTGATCACGTCGCAGCGGCGATGCTGGACGCCATCGGCGTGAGCTGACCCGCACACGGCATCCCCGCCCTCGATCCCGCGGCGAACCGCCTCCGGCACCCAAGCCGGAGGCGGTTCCGTGCACCGGTCGAACTCCGGACCCGGCTGAACCTCAGCACGCCGAGGGTTATCGGGGATCCACCCACAGCGCCGAGGCGACCGCGCAAAGGTCGCCCCCCGCCGTCGCCAGAGCCACACCCATCCGGTGCTTGCGTCCTTCCTCCGAGAGGACCCACGCGTACGACACCAGCCGTGAGGAAACCGGTACCGGCCGGAGCAACCGTGCCGTGAGCGAGGCCGTCACCGCCCCCTCCCGCAACCCTCCCCGCAGCCGTCCCGCCGCGTTCCCGGGGCAGTCGAGCGCTCCCCACACCAGCTCCGTCCGCAGCATCCCCTCCGTGTCGGCGAGCGCGGGCCCGGGCGTCCACGCGGCGGCCACCAGATCCCGCCCCGGCACGACTCCGCAGTGCTGGCGCAACCCGGTGTCGGGCGTGCGGTCGAGCCCGCACCCGAAGCAGTCCACAGTCCCCTCCGGCGGAGCCGCGCGGTACGCCTCGGCCGCCGCCGACGCCTCGTCCCAGGAGGGCGGTTCGGGGACTTCGAGGTCCAGCTCGTCGGGCGTGGCCACCGCGAGCACCCCGTCCGCACCGGTCAGCACGGCCCCGCCGTCGGCGGTCTCCGCGATCTCTACCGGTACCTCCACCGGGGTCGGCCGTCGGAAGTCCACCCGTACGGTCTTGGCCGCCGCCCGCCCGGCGAGCACCCCCGCCACGTATCCGCCGAACGCCACCCCGGGATACCCCCGCAAATGGCCGGGCACCGTGATCGTCTCGATGTCGGTCATGGCCCCACTCCACCACACCCCCGTCCCCGACGGCCGGGGGGACGGGGTACGTTCGACGTCTCAGCTCGCTTCAGCTCGCCCCGGCTCGCCCCGAGAGGAACCCGCCATGACCGTCGAACGTATCGGCCCGCCCCTGTTCGGCACGGAGCGCGAGACG is a genomic window of Streptomyces griseochromogenes containing:
- a CDS encoding SGNH/GDSL hydrolase family protein; translated protein: MASFRTRLATLCSAAALAAGALVPAQLAAAQPAAAASYDWVALGDSYTAGVIPAAGDTFEVPRDGCERTDQSYPQVIDRDLGSLFDLTNVSCGAATIENVTFRAQEPIGRHLPPFSEDPDYPFPPVPPQSAAVGRGTDVVTVGVGGNTLGFADILFQCLQLGAGSGGEGTPCRDDLAADIPGRLNKASRDYDEMLTVLHERAPHAKILTVGYPTVIPEDTSKCRYNDLEQFGPITQGDLDWLRQDVLQPLNKVIEKSAGTHDSARFVDLYDSSRHHSVCDTGKWVEGIFTRVPDQPALVHPNARGHRNAADHVAAAMLDAIGVS
- a CDS encoding carboxymuconolactone decarboxylase family protein; the encoded protein is MPHIELGNDLPGIVSLFAFRPETAAPLNELAEILLRGPSTLSRGERELIAARVSHLNSCRFCTNCHAAFAAAQLDQGMPLVDQVRTDPAAAPVSDKLKALLAVADAVQESGRAVTDEHIKTARAAGATDTEIHDTVLIAAAFCMYNRYVDGLATIAPDQPAAYSEMADHITVHGYREAVPLQP
- a CDS encoding cobalamin-independent methionine synthase II family protein, which translates into the protein MSIPTEPIGSIPRPRALQQALGEHAQGRLSDKELAELQEQAAADTLARLEELGCPVLVDGEQAKPSFATYPIAGLAGLAPHGVTIPFSDGHVRQLPHLTEGPFRYQVRAESYLRDARRHTDRPLKQAVIAPSALSLLYPAESIAGYSREAFLRDLADEAEADIRGCLEAGAHVVQLDFTEGRLSLKLDPSGALLDDFIALNNEVLGRFGEAERARLGVHTCPGGDHDSTHSLDVDYAGLLPKLFRLEVGNFYIQLASEADPERVLGIIADQLRPGIRVFVGVTDPVDPRVETPEEVRDRVLLAARHIPVDQLGTCDDCGFSPFADDTSTSRDLAFAKIAARVRGTGLASQALGVPTEAK
- a CDS encoding PaaI family thioesterase; its protein translation is MTDIETITVPGHLRGYPGVAFGGYVAGVLAGRAAAKTVRVDFRRPTPVEVPVEIAETADGGAVLTGADGVLAVATPDELDLEVPEPPSWDEASAAAEAYRAAPPEGTVDCFGCGLDRTPDTGLRQHCGVVPGRDLVAAAWTPGPALADTEGMLRTELVWGALDCPGNAAGRLRGGLREGAVTASLTARLLRPVPVSSRLVSYAWVLSEEGRKHRMGVALATAGGDLCAVASALWVDPR